The DNA segment CTTTTGAAAGGTTTACCAACTGGTATTATGATCTGGAAATCAACCTCCCCGGACTTGAAGTGATCCACGATATGCTCAGGAAAATGGAAGACCTGAAACAGAAAAACCGTGAACTGATGAGTAAGCTTTCAGCCATCAGCGACAAATATGAGGATGGGAGTTTTTGAGTGAGAGGGTTTTAGAGTATGAGTGTTGTAGAGTTTTAGAGGAAGTGTTTGATGTTGATCTTAAAATGAGATTGATACAATGAAAAACTTATCTTTGCTGCAGAATTAATAATATGACTGAAGAGAAAGTAATCGTTCTGAAACCGAAAAG comes from the Chryseobacterium nepalense genome and includes:
- a CDS encoding chaperone modulator CbpM encodes the protein MNERISREELVKIYNIEITFFDELVDSGLLNIQTENEIHYLMYEDLPSFERFTNWYYDLEINLPGLEVIHDMLRKMEDLKQKNRELMSKLSAISDKYEDGSF